A window of Streptomyces profundus genomic DNA:
GCGGCGTTCCGCGGTGCCCCGTACCGGGACGCCAGCATGGCGATGTGCGCCCTGGTGGCCAGCGCGGACGGCAGTGTGCACGCCGCGGAGCGCAAGCGCGTGGAGTCGTTGATCGCCGGGCACGAGCGGCTGAAACACTTTCCACCCGATCAACTGCTGAGGCTCTTCAACCGACATATCGACCGTCTCTCGCGCGACTTCCGCTGCGCGCGGGGCGGGGTGCTCAGGGAGATCGCCAAGGTCCGCGACCAGCCGGAGCTGGCCAGGGCGGTGATCCGCACGGGGGTGGTGATCGCGGGGGCCGACGGACACTACGCGCACGCCGAGCGCCAGGTGATCCTGGAGGTCTGCGAGCTGCTGAACGTCTCGCCCACGGAGTTCGGCCCCTGAGGGCCCGCTGACATGGGTCGGGCGCCGCCCCCCGACCGGGGAGCGGCGCCCGACGCACACCCGTCGCTACGCCTACTTCGACGGCTTGCGGAGGCTGAGGTGCAGCTCCCGCAGCCGGGCCTCGGAGACCTCGTTCGGCGCGCCCATCAGCAGATCCTGGGCGTTGCCGTTGAGCGGGAACGCGATGGTCTCGCGGATGTTGGGCTCGTCGGCCAGCAGCATCACGATCCGGTCCACGCCGGGGGCGATCCCGCCGTGCGGCGGCGCGCCGTAGTGGAAGGCGCGCAGCATGCCGCCGAACTCCCGCTCGACCTCCTCCTTGCTGTAGCCGGCGATCTCGAACGCGCGGTACATGATC
This region includes:
- a CDS encoding tellurite resistance TerB family protein, whose protein sequence is MSKELHEWLVSKKAAFRGAPYRDASMAMCALVASADGSVHAAERKRVESLIAGHERLKHFPPDQLLRLFNRHIDRLSRDFRCARGGVLREIAKVRDQPELARAVIRTGVVIAGADGHYAHAERQVILEVCELLNVSPTEFGP